The DNA window GAATGTTTTAGaatctgaatttttcttttggttcaaGGCGGAATGAACAACTGCTTGTTCGTTTCTATCGTTCTTTTCTCATCGccattaatctttttttttgtcctctccGCCTAGGAAAATCTTCGTCCATGTGGTGATGCACTTCGTTCGTTCGTTATATTGTTGTTTGCTTGCAGAGATTCTTTAGCCTTCTCCTCGCATTACATTAGGATTTGCTTTAGATTATCTTCATCAGTTAATTCATAGGAAGTTCTATGATATCCATAACCGCCGAATTTAGAAATATTCCCTCATTTCCTCGCCTGAAATGTGGATTTACTAGTTCATTCTCATGCATAGATACGTAGCATTTCCAGCataaggaggagaaaaaaacataaggaagagaaaaatcttttcacCGTTCCCTAATGTTTCCTATATAGCTATgaataataacataaatggCTCATATAGCTGTAAATAGCAGCAAATTTAAAATAACGTGGTGAATTTAAACGAGAAGGCAAATGTTTCTTGCGTTCCGCACATTTCTTCACATTCACATTCACATTACAGCATTTCTAATACCGTCTCTTCAATCTATTTTAAGGATTTGTTCCCAGCAATCGATAGTTAtgggttcatttttttcctgagtaCAAGAATTTGTTTAACTTTGATCACTCAAATGTTGACACCTGTAAAAGcgcaattttaaaaaagggatCATTTTGATAGTTATAGTTTACGGTGACTAACATGGCATTGTCGAAAACCACGAAACACATTCAATCAATGGATAGATTCTTGTGTTTGTGCTTCCTTTTAGCCGATTATGGTCTTGAATAAGAAACTAAACATTCTGTTGGATAAAAGTCTTTGTGAATTCAACATAAAATCATTCTTGTGTGTTAAATGTTGCTGAATCGGTCATCACCAGTAGTGATTCCATGCCGACAGCGACCGTCTCCTCATCAGAAACGATCCTCTGCTTCttaaatcattcaaaaattcgataagtttgatttttttaaatatagaaGCTTAGTCGGTTGctatgaaaaattcttttctgattACAATCTGCTTCATtctattttaacttttttccagATTAGGTACACGTTTCTGGCTGCTACTTCCTATTCTTAGGTCAATTCCtccaattatttcaaatttatctAAATTCAAAAAGCTGGACACTACGTGATCCACGAAAGTTTACGTGCTTTCGGCCGCCCAAGTGCAGTGTGACCCACTGATGAGTCACGCTTTAAGCACactttttagattttctctaaaaatatCCAGAGTGCTagtattttttccattgatcTCCTAAAACAAGTCGCGGGGGAATTGTACTAGAAGTGGTAGAGAAAATACTCTATCATTTCTAATAATTACTGAAATTAGCATCattcttcctaatttattGACTCCAATGGTCAAAAGTTCGAAGTTCCCGCGATCTTAGGCGCGAAGATCCACAAAATCTTTGGAATGTTCGGATTTTCCTTTATGTTAgcatagaattttcttttactggGAAAAGTCACTCCATTGCTTACTCATCGTTGACACTTCGTAGTCAGCCTCAATCGATAAATAGCGTGAAACGTTCAGGAAGCATGCAACCATACCTTATCTTCGTTCTCGTCTTTCTCACCTCAACTGCCACGGCTGATAAAGGTAAAGGTATGATGACTGGAGGAGTAATGGATCAGGATCCAAGTGATCCTGGATACTTGGTTAGTTCATTTATATCTAATCAAATTTTGTTACATGTAGACATTACTTTAAAagctttccttccttcttgtAATCGTATTTCCTCCtaaattttcgttcattttaaaCTGTTAAGGGTTTCTGTCGATGTcgagacttgtctggaatattttttctttcaggcaAAAGCGTGGAAGGCTGCAAAAAGTGTGACTGAGCATTCATCAAATAACGGGCAATATGTCATGGTTCCAATTAAGGTTAGTATAAAGTTGTTCTTCCTACTAGGAAAATCCgattaaataaggaaaaggGAAATAATCGTCGTCGCAGTTAATGCACAACGAAAAAGCATTTCATTTTCCTCTCGAACGAGTAAATTCGTCGCAGCCCACAATCACTCCTGGAGTGAGCGCAATCCGCGTTCGATCGAAGGCAGCACAGGAAAGAGAGAGTCAGGTAGTGGAAGTGCATGTGTTGTGACAGATACGCTGGGGTAACCAGGACAAAAATAACAGCACTATTTTAGTTAGGAGGACCATTGTTCTGCAATTTTACGTCGGATTAGGTAGGTAGCGCCGAGTTTTGCTTCATTTACTTGgcctttcttgcttttttaaaggcatcaccccacgaatctgagttggtacggatctcaggtggattattcgtagaCAGGATCATAgtttaaggagaggggggagggggtaattccgtccacttcttcctaattgccgtaaaaaatggccccgaacatacagcttcgagcgctccggcgcgctattttctacaaggcacgtcgattggagtgcgccagccgtGCGCacacaccgcatcttccgggccgtttcttacgtgaattagcaagaaatggacggaatcacccacctctccataatcaacgatcccgtgcacgaatactccacctgaaatccgtaccacctcagattcgtggggtgatgcctttaaagggacGCTAGGCCTTTTAAAACTCCGAGGAATGTGACAGTAACTAGTCTGCGCGGTTTTGTCTCAGTCATTGACTGTTTTCCGGGTTACTTTACTTTACGAAAATTTGCTTGAAGCATGCTAGAGTGAAAAACGAAGCGCTCTCCTTGACTAAGTCCGTGTACTTTCGTTATTTCCTTGTCCTCCTGACTTTGGGTGCTTGGAAAATTGTGTGCAGATTTGCGTAAAACTAGAGATACGGAAGAAAATCGTACTCAGCTCAACTAGGACATAAAATAACACTTTACTAGTAATTGTATGGTTAAATACATGTTTATTTGCTCCGATTAAAATGCTCCTTGAATTGATTCATTAAGGAAGGGGACGGAGctgtgaaatttttattcagaaaGATAAGAATCCAATGTATGCGAATGTTTCTCCTTCCAATTTAGGGCCaggactttaaaaaaactctgTTGTGATTTTATAGGTTCTCAAAGCTCAATCCCAAGTTGTAGCTGGATTCAGATACATCTTCGAAATACTTTATGGTGAATCTACATGCAAGAAAGCAGTAAGTTCTCCAATTTTGATATTATCATTGGAATACTGGTAGTTTAAGGATTTCTTACTTACAGAACTACAACTTtaggttttcattttttttaacatttctcatttttcacgCATTTTGGACTCTTTTTTACACACaactcttttgtttgtttttcattcactcTGTTCTCTACAACACACTTTctgcaaacttttttttttacatttcaggATATTGCTaacaaagaaatcaatgaagCAAACTGCAAGCTGAATGAAAACGGAAACCGAGCTGTTAGTTTTCATGAATTCATTGCGAATTCAAATCGTAAATCCAGAAATGTTCGCACACTTAGTATTTTTAGCTTTACACTGTCGATCTTTGGGAAAAGCCCTGGCAAAACTTTGAAGAATTCACCGTGACGAAGATTCGGAACGTCGCTCCCGGAGAAAATCTTTAAATCTATTCTCCATATCTTTGAACATTGTTTGTTTACGTAAAACAGTAAGAAAAACATTATgtaaatttataatataacTGATTTCATAATCATTATTGATTTTACTATGATAGCCTCATCCAGGCATTAATCCGGGACGAGACGCTTTTGTAAGATtctcttaagaaaaaatatagacAGAGATGTCattggattcaaaaaaaaagtaaaacgaaGGTAGGTGAGGTAAAACAACAAGTGTTCACAGCAGAGTTACATCTATTTGAGCCTCTCGTTATATCCGGCTGCTAATGTTTgcgaatttatttttgatcgaTATTGATCGTGGATAGGATGACCGCAGCGGTCGGCACGATGGCTTTGGCAGCAACTTAGGTTTCCAGAAACGCTTCCCTTTAGAagacgtgatttttttttcctttccatcaCATTATAATCGGTGACGATCATGTACAACAGTTCAGAAAAACTACTGTGATATGATCGACAAAATCATTCCTGAAATATCGCAATGAAATTTCTTGCTGAACGCTTCATTGTCAAAATAGAAAGGATTTTCACCGCATTAAAGTCACCTACTCCGGAACAAATCTTTTCACTTATCATAACGCTCAAAACCAACGaggcagatttttttctgccaacTTATAATCAAGGACAGGTGTAGCGCAATGGGTAGGAGGTTAGTTGGTTAGGCTGCGACTGCACGGTCAATGGTTTGAAGTCGCATTGAAGACAACCAAAATTTTCGATCTTCcaaagtcgataaattggtaccggacgaTTGACTGGTCTCGCAGGACATTTTATAAGTCGAGCTTGCGTTCATGattctcaaacgattctgaattgaagtcgaagtCAGTCGCAGGCGCATTTTGGAAGGATTGATCAACCCCTTGCATCGAAGGGAGCATAAATAGGCTATTTTGGGATATCTCCACGGACAGATAGGATTAACGATGTAcatattcgtgatctacacgcGTAACCGTATCgcttcgtggagagatcccaaaatAATCACTTCCGTAGTATGTCGCATTTCAATTgtaatcctgaaaaatacTCTGTTGAAGATAAATTTTCCAGTGAACTATTGTTGCCATTGAAAACAGTCAAAACAGAGCTACAGCCCTCTTCGTACATTATTCTTCGTGGTTTTCGAAAATCCTGAATTCTACTGTCGATGATCTTCTCACGTTTGTTGGACACATAGAAACTTTTCGAATTATTCCGCGATTAAACTTCtataccgaaaaaaaaacaacaacaatccaTAATATCAGTACAACTCCGTCTCTGCATCGCCCTATAGCTATTGATTTCATGTGTCCGAAAGGAacaataaactaaaaaatccGGTTATTCATACATTTGaataagtgaaaatgaaagaattaatCGTCTAAAAATTCAAACGGTTGGGAAATATACTTGGCCATTGAAATGTTAGAAAACTCTGTTAGAATAAACTATTGAAAAAGTTCAATAAAAAACGATCAAAGTAGCGCTGGATAGCGTTCGACTTATAATTGGTAGGAATACCTCTAgattagaaggaattgcgcCACAAGCAacaattcacttatttatttttttctgcagtttcaaaattcaattcgAGAACAGTGATCGAAAACTCGGTGCAGAGGTTTGAATTGTCAGTCAAAGTGTGGGTGCGAATCAACGGTTGTGAGCTGAGAATTTGTGTCATTTTCGGATTTCGTACTCGTATTTaggacaaaaatatttttttttctatacctTCTAGAAACCACATGAGATTGATATCAACCGTGAAGAAGCAAGTACAACTACTAACTAACTACTCCTAAGTGAATATTCGAGTTTTTCCCAgcttatttggaaaaaaaaaaccacagggACCAAATCTAGCCAGCACTGATTCCATCAAAGCACAACcagaaaacgaagaagtaTTTgggacaaaaaatattttatacgAATAATTCGTCTTCCAGGAACCGCCGAGAAACTGTTATTAACAAAAAACAGAGCGTACAACTACGTAAAAGTCCTCAATGGATCAAGAGAGAAGACTAAAAAAAGGCGTCATTGTTCGTTGGATAAAAGATAAGCGGCGAAGACTCCGACATTTCGATTCGAATAATCCAATAATTTGAATTCGAATAATTCGTGCGCGTAATTTACAGGCAGCAGTCTTCGCATCGGTGTGAGGTCACAGCTGATCTACACGAGTGAAAGAAGGCAGCAGAGAATGAaccaatatttgaaaataatccACAGCAGTAGCGAGTTTTGACGGTCTCTGCGATCTTTTCAACAGTTTCTagcgaaaaatttgtttatttgcgaaaaagaaaacaacaataggaaaatcagaataagaataaaaccatgaa is part of the Necator americanus strain Aroian chromosome V, whole genome shotgun sequence genome and encodes:
- a CDS encoding hypothetical protein (NECATOR_CHRV.G20930.T1), whose translation is MQPYLIFVLVFLTSTATADKGKGMMTGGVMDQDPSDPGYLAKAWKAAKSVTEHSSNNGQYVMVPIKVLKAQSQVVAGFRYIFEILYGESTCKKADIANKEINEANCKLNENGNRALYTVDLWEKPWQNFEEFTVTKIRNVAPGENL